In one window of Erythrolamprus reginae isolate rEryReg1 chromosome 1, rEryReg1.hap1, whole genome shotgun sequence DNA:
- the LOC139156727 gene encoding ER membrane protein complex subunit 4, giving the protein MSTGGGLVTNRGRRFKWAIELSGPGSGSRGRSDRGSSQGDTLYPIGYSDKQVPDTSVQESDRILVEKRCWDIALGPLKQIPMNLFIMYMAGNTISIFPTMMVCMMAWRPIQALMSISATFKLLESSSQKFLQGLVYLIGNLLGLALAVYKCQSMGLLPTHASDWLAFIEPPERMEYTGGGLIL; this is encoded by the exons ATGAGCACCGGAGGGGGATTGGTGACCAATCGTGGAAGACGTTTCAAATGGGCCATTGAATTGAGCGGTCCAGGCAGTGGTAGTAG AGGCCGAAGTGACCGTGGCAGCAGCCAAGGAGACACTCTGTACCCCATAGGCTATTCAGATAAGCAGGTGCCGGACACAAGTGTTCAGGAGTCAGATCGCATCCTGGTTGAAAAG CGCTGCTGGGATAttgctcttggtcccttgaagcaaATCCCCATGAACCTATTCATCATGTACATGGCAGGGAATACAATCTCTATCTTCCCCACCATGATGGTCTGTATGATGGCCTGGAGACCCATCCAAGCACTAATGTCCATCTCTGCTA CCTTCAAGTTACTTGAAAGCTCAAGTCAGAAGTTTCTTCAGGGACTGGTATATTTAATTGGCAACCTGTTAGGATTGGCCTTGGCAGTTTACAAGTGCCAGTCAATGGGGCTACTACCAACTCATGCTTCTGACTGGCTGGCTTTTATTGAACCACCAGAG CGTATGGAGTACACAGGTGGGGGTCTAATCTTATGA